One window from the genome of Kaistella carnis encodes:
- a CDS encoding Lrp/AsnC ligand binding domain-containing protein: protein MKNATNSEYHLDKIDKDIIYMLMDNAKTSLAHISKNVGISTTAVHQRIKKLEQAGVIENSISFLNPRKIGYKVVSYIGVFLEQPSHYHDAIKALKEVNEIVEAHYTTGNYTIFLKVLCRDNDHLMEILNKLQKLKGVTRTETFISLEQSINRQLKV from the coding sequence ATGAAAAACGCAACCAATTCAGAATATCATTTAGATAAGATCGATAAAGACATCATTTATATGTTGATGGATAATGCGAAGACCTCATTGGCGCATATATCAAAAAACGTGGGTATTTCTACGACCGCAGTGCACCAGAGAATTAAAAAACTGGAGCAGGCTGGAGTAATAGAAAATTCAATATCTTTCCTTAATCCACGTAAAATTGGCTACAAAGTGGTTTCCTACATTGGCGTATTTTTGGAGCAACCCAGTCATTACCATGATGCAATAAAAGCTTTGAAAGAAGTTAATGAAATTGTAGAAGCCCATTACACCACAGGAAATTACACCATATTCTTGAAAGTATTGTGTCGTGACAATGATCATTTAATGGAAATTCTGAACAAATTACAGAAACTAAAAGGCGTAACCAGAACCGAAACTTTTATTTCTTTGGAGCAAAGTATCAACAGACAACTTAAAGTATAA
- the deoC gene encoding deoxyribose-phosphate aldolase — protein MQKTLEKNHTIPMQNHTDLRNEGLPFNTKYFDAININRSAVEKRVATLGGRRSVKKEFQAAWLLKAVSMIDLTTLAGDDTRGNVMRLCEKAKNPVRADLLQALGMENANLTTGAVCVYHNLIPYAKEALKGTSIPIAAVSTGFPAGKISLEDKITEIKKSVAAGATEIDIVISRDLVLESKWQELYDEIKLCRQACGDAHMKTILATGEIPTYTKVAKASWVAMMAGSDFIKTSTGKESVNATLAVSLVMIRCIRDYYELTGVKVGYKPAGGIQKAKQALDYLILVKEELGNDWLTPNLFRFGASSLLGDIERQLEHYVTGRYSAGFRHPMA, from the coding sequence ATGCAAAAGACATTAGAAAAAAATCATACAATTCCTATGCAAAATCACACTGACCTGCGCAATGAAGGATTGCCTTTTAATACCAAATATTTCGATGCAATCAATATCAATCGCAGTGCCGTTGAAAAACGCGTCGCAACTTTAGGTGGCCGTAGAAGCGTGAAAAAGGAATTTCAGGCAGCTTGGTTACTGAAAGCAGTTTCAATGATCGACCTGACGACTTTGGCCGGAGACGACACGCGCGGAAACGTAATGAGACTATGCGAGAAAGCGAAAAATCCCGTGCGTGCAGATCTGTTGCAAGCTTTAGGAATGGAAAATGCCAATTTAACAACCGGAGCAGTTTGTGTTTATCACAATTTAATTCCCTACGCGAAAGAAGCTTTGAAAGGAACTTCAATTCCAATCGCTGCAGTTTCTACAGGATTTCCTGCCGGTAAAATTTCCCTGGAAGATAAAATTACAGAAATCAAGAAGTCTGTCGCAGCCGGAGCAACTGAAATCGATATTGTAATTTCCCGTGATTTGGTTTTAGAATCAAAATGGCAGGAACTCTACGACGAAATCAAATTGTGCCGACAAGCTTGTGGCGATGCTCACATGAAAACAATTCTCGCAACAGGCGAAATTCCAACCTACACTAAAGTGGCAAAAGCATCTTGGGTCGCCATGATGGCCGGCTCAGATTTTATCAAAACCTCTACTGGGAAAGAATCCGTGAATGCAACTTTAGCGGTGAGTTTAGTTATGATCCGTTGTATTCGCGATTATTACGAATTAACGGGTGTAAAAGTAGGTTACAAACCAGCTGGCGGAATTCAAAAAGCAAAACAAGCACTCGATTATTTAATCTTAGTAAAAGAAGAACTAGGCAACGACTGGCTAACTCCAAACTTATTCAGATTCGGCGCAAGTTCCCTGTTAGGCGACATCGAGCGACAATTAGAACATTACGTGACCGGAAGATACAGCGCAGGATTTAGACATCCGATGGCATAA
- a CDS encoding aldehyde dehydrogenase family protein yields MEIKEIYDTMVYGPAPESAAAAVEFLENHNRSFDLFIGGEWLKPNAKKYMDSNNPSHKEFLAKIAEADETDVDKAVKAANKALPEWVAIGGFERAKYLYAIARQIQKHSRLFAVLETLDNGKPIRETRDIDIPIVARHFYHHAGWAKLMDTEFRDYQEVGVVGQIIPWNFPLMMLSWKVAPALAMGNTVVLKPAEYTSLTALLFAEICEKIGLPKGVVNIVTGKGTVAGNALVNHKDIQKVAFTGSTKVGKILRTNIAGTGKKISLELGGKSPFIVFEDADLDSAVEGIVDAIWFNQGQVCCAGSRLLIQESVSEVFYKKLRARMETLRIGDPMDKVVDMGSIVDPVQLKTIKDMVQIGIDEGCTIYQPKNGLPENGWFYPPTLFTDVPTSAVIAQEEIFGPVLVAMTFRSHSEAVALANNTRYGLASSVWTENINLALDIAPKIKAGSVWINCTNQFDAAAGFGGYRESGFGREGGKEGLYEYMKPRVEAEFASKPILPKTEKPKDAKKAKNDLAEIDRTTKMYVGGKQARPDGGYSTEIKNAFGEYIGEVSEGNRKDIRNAVEAAHAEKSWGGMTGHARVQVLYYIAENLAIRSEEFAERIVEMTNQSLESAQDEVEKSIERIYTYAAYADKYDGAAHSTVQRMVTLAMPEAIGVMAIICPDENPLLGFISTVIPAIAMGNKVVVIPSEKHPFSATDFYQILETSDVPAGTVNIITGPKEELASELAKHYNVEGIWYFGTAEGSKNIELLSTDSMKRSWVNFGKYRNWLNPKHGEGQEFLRHATEIKNIWIPYGA; encoded by the coding sequence ATGGAAATCAAAGAAATATACGACACCATGGTTTACGGTCCCGCTCCAGAAAGTGCAGCTGCTGCTGTGGAATTTTTAGAAAATCATAACAGAAGTTTCGACTTATTCATTGGCGGAGAATGGCTAAAACCAAACGCTAAGAAATACATGGATTCCAATAATCCTTCCCACAAAGAATTTTTAGCAAAAATTGCCGAAGCCGACGAAACTGATGTTGACAAAGCCGTAAAAGCTGCCAACAAAGCATTACCGGAATGGGTTGCAATCGGTGGATTCGAACGTGCAAAATATTTATATGCAATCGCAAGACAGATTCAGAAACACTCAAGATTGTTTGCTGTTCTTGAAACCTTAGACAACGGAAAACCAATTCGCGAAACCCGTGATATCGATATTCCAATTGTTGCCAGACATTTTTATCACCACGCAGGTTGGGCAAAATTGATGGACACTGAATTTAGAGATTACCAGGAAGTCGGAGTTGTCGGACAAATCATTCCGTGGAACTTTCCGTTAATGATGCTTTCCTGGAAAGTGGCTCCAGCTTTAGCCATGGGAAATACCGTCGTTTTAAAACCCGCAGAATATACTTCTTTAACTGCTTTACTTTTTGCAGAAATCTGTGAGAAAATCGGATTACCAAAAGGAGTTGTCAATATAGTAACAGGGAAAGGGACCGTTGCCGGAAATGCTTTGGTTAATCATAAAGATATTCAGAAAGTTGCTTTCACAGGTTCTACCAAAGTAGGCAAGATCTTAAGAACAAATATCGCCGGGACAGGTAAAAAAATATCATTAGAATTAGGAGGCAAATCACCGTTCATCGTATTTGAAGATGCAGATTTAGATTCAGCAGTTGAAGGAATTGTTGACGCCATCTGGTTCAATCAAGGACAGGTTTGTTGTGCAGGTTCCAGATTATTAATCCAGGAATCAGTTTCAGAAGTTTTCTATAAAAAACTTCGCGCCAGAATGGAAACTTTACGTATAGGAGATCCAATGGACAAAGTTGTTGATATGGGTTCTATTGTAGATCCAGTTCAATTGAAAACCATCAAAGATATGGTCCAAATTGGAATCGACGAAGGTTGTACCATTTACCAACCAAAAAATGGACTTCCAGAAAACGGATGGTTTTATCCACCCACATTATTTACCGATGTTCCAACAAGCGCAGTAATTGCACAGGAAGAAATTTTCGGACCGGTTTTAGTCGCCATGACTTTCCGTTCGCATTCTGAAGCAGTTGCTTTGGCGAATAATACAAGATATGGTTTGGCTTCAAGTGTTTGGACAGAAAATATTAATCTAGCTTTAGATATTGCACCAAAAATTAAGGCAGGAAGCGTTTGGATCAACTGTACGAATCAGTTTGACGCCGCTGCAGGATTTGGTGGTTATAGAGAATCAGGTTTCGGAAGAGAAGGAGGGAAAGAAGGTTTGTATGAATATATGAAACCTAGAGTTGAAGCAGAATTTGCTTCAAAGCCAATTTTGCCGAAAACTGAAAAGCCAAAAGATGCTAAAAAAGCAAAAAACGATTTAGCAGAAATCGACCGTACCACAAAAATGTACGTTGGTGGAAAACAAGCGCGTCCGGATGGAGGTTACAGTACAGAAATCAAAAATGCTTTCGGAGAATATATCGGTGAAGTTTCAGAAGGAAACAGAAAAGATATTAGAAACGCCGTTGAAGCAGCACACGCAGAAAAATCTTGGGGCGGAATGACTGGTCATGCAAGAGTGCAAGTTTTGTATTATATCGCAGAAAATTTAGCGATTCGTTCAGAAGAATTCGCAGAAAGAATTGTCGAAATGACGAATCAATCTTTAGAATCTGCACAAGATGAGGTTGAAAAATCAATTGAAAGAATTTATACCTATGCCGCTTATGCTGATAAATACGATGGTGCTGCACATTCTACTGTTCAGAGAATGGTGACTTTAGCAATGCCCGAAGCAATCGGAGTAATGGCTATAATTTGCCCGGATGAAAATCCATTGTTAGGATTTATCTCTACTGTGATTCCTGCGATTGCGATGGGAAATAAAGTAGTGGTCATTCCATCTGAAAAACATCCGTTCTCAGCGACCGATTTCTATCAGATTTTAGAAACCTCAGATGTTCCTGCTGGAACCGTAAATATCATTACCGGTCCAAAAGAAGAATTAGCCAGCGAACTCGCCAAACATTATAATGTTGAAGGAATTTGGTATTTCGGAACTGCAGAAGGAAGTAAAAATATCGAATTATTATCCACAGATTCTATGAAACGTTCTTGGGTAAATTTCGGTAAATACAGAAACTGGCTCAATCCAAAACATGGTGAAGGTCAGGAATTTTTAAGACACGCCACAGAAATTAAAAATATCTGGATTCCTTACGGAGCGTAG
- a CDS encoding glycoside hydrolase family 25 protein, whose product MAKRKIKKKTTRKIHKNRKRHFLLRREILLLFLALALFGTGFYLKEKISFYYAMYFNKFEHKKLTNSEKEENRINRIIGEYADKTFGMDVSHYQRKEDIVWDSLSIGNRTIPIKFVVLRATMGNKSTDKHFEEFWTLSKKHELIRGAYHFYRADEDPVMQANNFLANVKLESGDLPPILDIEKIPRRKSTKKLVEDLKIWCRIVEDAYGVKPIIYSYYHYHKDFLKGEFDDYPLWLANYNDVPQPTPDSNWEIWQFTENGIVYGINTKVDLNVYNGNLWSLKRLTLD is encoded by the coding sequence ATGGCGAAAAGAAAAATAAAGAAAAAAACCACCAGAAAAATTCATAAAAATCGCAAGAGACATTTTCTTCTACGACGGGAAATTCTTTTGCTTTTTTTAGCACTTGCTTTATTCGGTACTGGTTTCTATTTAAAGGAGAAGATCTCTTTTTATTATGCCATGTATTTCAATAAATTCGAACATAAAAAACTAACCAATTCCGAAAAGGAAGAAAACAGAATCAACCGAATCATTGGTGAATACGCAGACAAAACCTTCGGAATGGATGTTTCACATTACCAAAGAAAAGAAGATATCGTCTGGGACAGTTTAAGTATTGGAAACCGTACTATTCCGATAAAATTCGTGGTTCTTCGGGCAACCATGGGGAATAAATCGACCGATAAACATTTCGAAGAATTTTGGACGCTTTCAAAAAAGCATGAACTTATTCGTGGTGCTTATCACTTTTATCGGGCTGATGAAGATCCGGTCATGCAAGCCAATAATTTTCTGGCCAACGTAAAATTAGAATCCGGAGATTTACCACCCATTTTAGATATAGAAAAAATCCCAAGGCGGAAATCAACCAAAAAACTCGTTGAAGATCTGAAGATTTGGTGCCGCATCGTAGAAGATGCTTACGGCGTAAAACCCATCATCTATTCCTATTACCACTATCACAAAGATTTTTTGAAAGGAGAGTTTGATGATTATCCGTTGTGGTTGGCAAATTACAATGATGTTCCCCAACCCACGCCGGATAGTAACTGGGAAATCTGGCAGTTTACGGAAAATGGAATCGTTTACGGAATCAACACCAAAGTTGACCTTAATGTTTATAACGGAAATCTTTGGTCATTGAAAAGATTGACTTTAGATTAA
- a CDS encoding thioredoxin family protein has protein sequence MKKISLILLVLFSIVTFGQGMKFEENKSFKDLLAIAKKENKLLFVDAFTTWCGPCKLMAKNVFPQPAVGDFYNANFINSKIDMEKGEGIDLAKKYNVRAYPTYLFINGDGELIHRVTSYYDAPEFITVGKDAVDPAKQMGALKKKFDEGNKDPEFLKRFINIFTFADADLATKAATTYFGGKKGEPFTQEDFSILFSLTKDSNSPLYPEFVTRKAELLKVMPEENYNKVLNNFKLNALFNNAYDKTTKTFDEKKYVAEARKTMSEEEVKPLLLKSKMKVASAAKDRNSYEKLAMEYYQDGSSKLFTSEELNSISWNFFENSTDKASLEKAIIWAKQSVKLNEGYANSDTLANLYFKLGDKANTKIWAEKAIELAKKEGEEYQDTQALLDKVK, from the coding sequence ATGAAAAAAATTTCATTGATATTACTGGTGCTTTTCAGCATCGTCACCTTCGGACAGGGAATGAAATTTGAAGAGAACAAATCCTTCAAAGATTTACTCGCTATTGCTAAAAAGGAAAATAAATTGCTTTTTGTAGACGCCTTTACCACTTGGTGTGGACCGTGCAAACTGATGGCGAAAAACGTATTTCCCCAGCCTGCAGTTGGCGATTTCTACAACGCTAATTTCATCAATTCCAAAATTGATATGGAAAAAGGAGAAGGAATTGATTTGGCAAAAAAATATAACGTAAGAGCTTATCCGACTTACCTTTTCATCAATGGTGATGGGGAATTAATTCATCGGGTAACTTCCTATTATGATGCACCCGAATTTATTACTGTAGGTAAAGATGCCGTGGATCCTGCAAAACAAATGGGTGCGCTTAAAAAGAAATTTGACGAAGGGAATAAAGACCCGGAATTTTTAAAAAGGTTTATTAACATATTTACTTTCGCAGATGCGGACTTAGCGACAAAAGCTGCAACAACTTATTTTGGAGGAAAAAAAGGAGAACCTTTCACTCAGGAAGATTTCTCCATCCTTTTCTCCTTAACGAAAGACAGTAATTCGCCACTTTACCCGGAATTTGTCACTCGAAAAGCGGAATTATTGAAAGTGATGCCGGAAGAAAATTATAATAAGGTCCTAAACAATTTTAAACTAAATGCTTTGTTTAATAATGCTTATGATAAGACAACAAAAACTTTCGATGAGAAAAAATATGTTGCTGAAGCAAGAAAAACAATGTCTGAAGAAGAGGTTAAACCTTTGTTGCTAAAATCTAAAATGAAAGTAGCTTCGGCGGCAAAAGATAGAAATTCTTACGAAAAACTGGCGATGGAATATTACCAGGACGGGAGTTCTAAACTTTTCACTTCTGAAGAATTAAATTCAATTTCATGGAATTTTTTCGAAAATTCTACCGATAAAGCATCTTTGGAAAAGGCGATCATTTGGGCAAAACAGTCTGTGAAATTAAATGAAGGTTATGCCAACTCTGATACCCTGGCCAATCTTTACTTTAAACTGGGCGACAAAGCCAATACTAAGATATGGGCTGAAAAAGCTATCGAACTGGCGAAAAAAGAAGGTGAAGAATATCAGGACACGCAAGCTTTATTGGATAAAGTAAAATAA